AGCACCTTGCCGGGCTGCAGGCCGTTCTGGTTGGAATCGACGCCGATGCCGAGCTTGCCGGCGTCCGCCGCCGCCTGAAGCACGCCGACGCCGGTGCCGCCGGCCGCGGCGTAGATCACGTCAGCGCCCTGATCGATCTGCGACTTGGCGATTTCGCCGCCCTTGGTCGGGTCGTTCCAAGCGGCCGGCGTATCGCCGGTCATGTTCTGGATGACGTCCGTGGCGCCGGCCGCCTTGGCGCCGCCGACATAGCCACAGCCGAACTTGCGGATCAGCGGGATGTCCATGCCGCCGATGAAGCCGACCTTCTTGGTCTGCGAAGCGAGCGCGGCCAGCACGCCGACGACGTAGGAGCCTTCCTGCTCCTTGAACACGACGGAACGGACGTTCGGCTTGTCGACCACCATGTCGATGATGGCGAACTTGGTGTCCGGGAAGTCGGTCGCCACCTTCTCCAGCGCGGAGGCCCAGGAGAAGCCCGCCATCACAATCGGATTGCGGCCGTCCTCGGCGAAGCGGCGCAGCGCCTGCTCGCGCTGGGCATCGTTCGAGATCTCGAACTCGACATACTCGATGCCGGTCTCGGCCTTGAATTTTTCAGCGCCGCCGAACGAGGCTTCGTTGAATGACTTGTCGAACTTGCCGCCCAGATCGAACAGCAGGCCCGGCTTGATGTCCGCGGCAAAGGCCGAGGCGGTCATCGCGGTTGCGGCCAGAAGGCCGAGAAGAATACGCTTCATGTGATCCACACCCTGTCGGTTGTTTTCTTTACCTCTGGTCCCGCAGCGCCACGTCCCCGGCAATTGGGAGCCTTTCGCAGGCTTTCCTTCCCGCTTGGCCGGCAATCTGGCACGGCCAAGCGCAAAATTCCACG
The window above is part of the Rhizobiaceae bacterium genome. Proteins encoded here:
- a CDS encoding BMP family ABC transporter substrate-binding protein; the encoded protein is MKRILLGLLAATAMTASAFAADIKPGLLFDLGGKFDKSFNEASFGGAEKFKAETGIEYVEFEISNDAQREQALRRFAEDGRNPIVMAGFSWASALEKVATDFPDTKFAIIDMVVDKPNVRSVVFKEQEGSYVVGVLAALASQTKKVGFIGGMDIPLIRKFGCGYVGGAKAAGATDVIQNMTGDTPAAWNDPTKGGEIAKSQIDQGADVIYAAAGGTGVGVLQAAADAGKLGIGVDSNQNGLQPGKVLTSMVKRVDVAVYNAFMDAKNDAFTAGFNNLGLAEGGVDYAMDDNNKDLVTAEMKAAADKAKADIIAGTIQVHDYMSDNACPY